One genomic window of Pocillopora verrucosa isolate sample1 chromosome 8, ASM3666991v2, whole genome shotgun sequence includes the following:
- the LOC131778892 gene encoding uncharacterized protein isoform X2, with product MASKIAYFVVFFIGLRFGFNAGALGNSTGTTSLPCTSATTLQRAQSAVVSATTTEKSSPSVSVTRYASTSYQKAKLSNTSTMSLRQSTSTWSLESSNTPHNPSLPVSSLPNISATILDESNSTRGLYSCTVVYSLACAALSNVSTSTMIRKQSNSTTTLHSGNITTTTTEQLVPSLTTAPGSVNYSTSSTTSSSLCSSLACAALSNVSTSIIITEQSISTTTLHSGNLSATTEQLETSLTTAPNSANYSTSSTRSSSLCSLVYYSSCSPFSPLDVSSLSRRQSSRSSSSVSDTTTFLTSSKIISTLTVPSSVPYSTSSSSSRSSGISSTMVQQTTSPSSLDSSSTPYSTSTALPTSTVSSSMMQQTISPSSSDSSSALYSTSSPASPSSTISSSVLQKTNSTSSLDSSSTPYSTSFPTSPSSSISSPVLEETNSTSSLDSSSTPYSTSTALPTSTVSSSMMQQTISPSSSDSSSALYSTSSPASPSSTISSSVLQKTNSTSSLDSSSTPYSTSFPTSPSSSISSPVLEETNSRSSLDSSSTPYSTSSPISPSSSISSSVLQEINSTSSSESSSTPYFVSFPTLSASSISSSILQLTTSLLTSDSRSLPSSTSSPTSTLSKISSSMVPITQSSLTSDSRSVLYFTSSPTSSSASISSFTPQQTTSSLSSNSSTISSSTLQQTTSYVSSDLSSMPYTTSSLILPSSSSILEQTTSSSTSNSSTVPNSTSASSSSLIISTPGLYSCTIVYSLACAALSNVSTSTMIRKQSNSTTTLHSGNITTTTTEQLVPSLTTAQRSANYSTSSTTSSSLCNSLACAALSNVSTSILISEQSISTTTQHSGNLSATTEQLETSLTTAPNSANYSTSSTRSSSLCSLVYYSSCSPFSPLDVSSLSPRQSSRSSSSVSDTTTFLTSSKIISTLPVPSSVPYSTSSPALRSSGISSAMVHQTTSPSSLDSSSTPYSTSFPTSPSSTISSSVLQETNSTSSLDSSSTPYSTSFLTSPSSTISSSVLQETNSTSSSESSSTPYSTSFPTSPSSTISSSVLQETNSTSSLDSSSTPYSTSFPTSSSSTISSSVLQETNSTSSLDSSSTPYSTSFPTSLSSTISSSVLEETNSTSNSESSSTPYSTSFPISPSSTISSSVLQETNSTSNSESSSTPYSTSFPTSPSSTISSSVLQETNSTSSLDSSSTPYSTSFPTSSSSTISSSVLQETNSTSSLDSSSTPYSTSFPTSPSSTISSSVLQETNSTSSLDSSSTPYSTSFPTSLSSTISSSVLEETNSTSSLDSSSTPYSTSFPTSSSSTISSSLLEETNSTSSLDSSSATYSTSFPTSSSSTISSSLLEETNSTSSLDSSSATYSTSSPTSLSSSISSSVLEETNSTSSSESSSTPYFLSFPTLSASSISSSILQLTTSLLTSDSRRLPSSTSSPTSTLSKISSSMVPITQSSLTSDSRSVLYFTSSPTSSSASISSFTPQQTTSSLSSNSSTISSSTRQQTISSVSSDLSGVPYTTSSLFLPSSSSILEQTTSSSTSKSSTVPYSTSASSSSLIISSSLLQLTFSPSSSDSTQETVTSIQDFKKSPIRLTTIRTPVSSRVLPTSSSLPHESKSVFSILSPTPSSTKLTLITSSTAISPPTTPDPGTTKRFTVTFVITNVDYEKEHGDEFISLSEKVKNSVDKALEENIGREFAYSIVERFSEGENINCQITVVVSRASNATEEMIRNALGEKLGDLEITNVVIVDTETEKPTAEKEIAFVVTATLKGEVYNNNLGDSSSKEFKTLALKLRELLTGVFEESYKTSFVRVEIIAFRQGSVICEFNVITKENSKVTNADVKETLTQASNKGEIGDYTFTEIQVEKRASTKQQTGDEEKTLPSWLFVAIAVLGVMVLLAIVIIFLACRKRNKRSHNLAFLDVYENYGIAMEEVQVGKSNMNHQEDD from the exons ATGGCTTCAAAAATTGCTTATTTTGTCGTATTTTTCATTGGTCTACGCTTCGGTTTTAATGCAG GGGCTTTAGGAAACAGCACCGGAACGACCTCGCTCCCTTGTACCTCAGCTACTACGTTGCAAAGGGCACAATCAGCAGTTGTTTCAGCTACGACGACGGAGAAATCATCACCATCAGTTTCAGTCACTAGGTATGCTTCCACGTCATATCAAAAAGCAAAACTGTCGAATACATCAACTATGTCACTCAGACAGTCGACAAGTACATGGAGTTTGGAATCAAGTAACACACCCCATAACCCATCATTACCAGTTTCGTCACTGCCGAATATTTCAGCCACAATTCTGGACGAGTCAAACAGCACGCGAGGATTATATTCATGTACTGTCGTGTATTCTTTAGCATGCGCAGCCTTGTCGAATGTCTCAACTTCTACCATGATACGGAAACAATCGAACAGTACAACAACACTACATTCTGGTAATATTACAACTACGACGACTGAACAACTCGTACCTTCATTGACAACAGCCCCAGGCAGTGTGAATTATTCCACATCGTCCACTACATCTTCCTCTCTATGTAGTTCCTTGGCATGCGCAGCTTTGTCAAATGTCTCAACTTCCATCATAATAACCGAACAATCAATCAGTACAACAACACTACATTCAGGTAACCTTTCAGCTACCACGGAACAACTCGAAACTTCATTGACAACAGCCCCAAACAGCGCGAATTATTCCACATCGTCCACTAGATCTTCCTCTCTATGCAGTTTGGTTTATTACAGTTCATGTTCACCTTTCTCTCCGTTGGATGTTTCGAGTTTATCACGAAGACAATCCTCACGTTCTTCATCGTCAGTATCGGACACCACGACTTTTCTTACATCATCAAAAATCATATCGACGTTGACTGTTCCAAGCAGTGTGCCTTATTCTACATCTTCTTCAAGCTCGAGGTCATCGGGTATTTCAAGTACCATGGTGCAACAGACAACAAGTCCATCAAGTTTGGATTCAAGTAGTACGC CTTATTCTACATCTACAGCGTTGCCAACATCGACTGTTTCAAGCTCCATGATGCAACAGACGATAAGTCCATCAAGTTCGGATTCAAGTAGTGCTCTTTATTCTACATCTTCTCCAGCTTCGCCATCATCGACTATTTCAAGTTCTGTACTACAAAAGACAAACAGTACATCAAGTTTGGATTCAAGTAGTACGCCTTATTCTACATCTTTTCCTACTTCGCCGTCTTCGAGTATTTCAAGTCCTGTACTAGAAGAGACAAACAGTACATCAAGTTTGGATTCAAGTAGTACGCCTTATTCTACATCTACAGCGTTGCCAACATCGACTGTTTCAAGCTCTATGATGCAACAGACGATAAGTCCATCAAGTTCGGATTCAAGTAGTGCTCTTTATTCTACATCTTCTCCAGCTTCGCCATCATCGACTATTTCAAGTTCTGTACTACAAAAGACAAACAGTACATCAAGTTTGGATTCAAGTAGTACGCCTTATTCTACATCTTTTCCTACTTCGCCGTCTTCGAGTATTTCAAGTCCTGTACTAGAAGAGACAAACAGTAGATCAAGTTTGGATTCAAGTAGTACGCCTTATTCTACATCTTCTCCTATTTCGCCATCTTCGAGTATTTCAAGTTCTGTACTACAAGAGATAAACAGTACATCAAGTTCTGAATCAAGTAGTACGCCTTATTTCGTATCTTTTCCAACTTTATCAGCATCAAGTATTTCAAGCTCCATACTGCAACTGACAACAAGTCTATTAACTTCTGATTCTAGAAGTTTGCCTTCCTCCACATCCTCTCCAACATCGACGCTTTCGAAGATTTCGAGTTCCATGGTGCCAATAACACAAAGTTCATTAACGTCAGATTCTCGTAGTGTGCTATATTTTACATCTTCCCCTACCTCATCATCAGCGAGTATTTCAAGTTTCACGCCACAGCAGACAACAAGTTCATTGAGTTCCAACTCTAGTACTATCTCAAGTTCTACACTACAACAAACAACTAGTTATGTAAGTTCAGATTTAAGTAGTATGCCTTACACCACATCTTCTCTTATTTTGCCATCATCGAGTTCCATACTAGAGCAGACAACAAGTTCGTCGACTTCAAATTCTAGTACTGTCCCAAATTCTACATCTGCATCTTCGTCATCTCTGATTATTTCCACGCCAGGATTATATTCATGTACTATCGTGTATTCTTTAGCATGCGCAGCCTTGTCGAATGTCTCAACTTCTACCATGATACGGAAACAATCGAACAGTACAACAACACTACATTCTGGTAATATTACAACTACGACGACTGAACAACTCGTACCTTCATTGACAACAGCCCAAAGAAGTGCGAATTATTCCACATCGTCCACTACATCTTCCTCTCTATGCAATTCCTTGGCATGCGCAGCTTTGTCAAATGTCTCAACTTCCATCCTGATAAGCGAACAATCAATCAGTACAACAACACAACATTCAGGTAACCTTTCAGCTACCACGGAACAACTCGAAACTTCATTGACAACAGCCCCAAACAGCGCGAATTATTCCACATCGTCCACTAGATCTTCCTCTCTATGCAGTTTGGTTTATTACAGTTCATGTTCACCTTTCTCTCCGTTGGATGTTTCGAGTTTATCACCAAGACAATCTTCACGTTCTTCATCGTCAGTATCGGACACCACGACTTTTCTTACATCATCAAAAATCATATCGACGTTGCCTGTTCCAAGCAGTGTGCCTTACTCTACATCTTCTCCAGCCTTGAGGTCATCGGGTATTTCAAGTGCCATGGTGCACCAGACAACAAGTCCATCAAGTTTGGATTCAAGTAGTACGCCTTATTCTACATCTTTTCCTACTTCGCCATCATCGACTATTTCAAGTTCTGTACTGCAAGAGACAAACAGTACATCAAGTTTGGATTCAAGTAGTACGCCTTATTCTACATCTTTTCTTACTTCGCCATCATCGACTATTTCAAGTTCTGTACTGCAAGAGACAAACAGTACATCAAGTTCTGAATCAAGTAGTACGCCTTATTCTACATCTTTTCCTACTTCGCCATCATCGACTATTTCAAGTTCTGTACTGCAAGAGACAAACAGTACATCAAGTTTGGATTCAAGTAGTACACCTTATTCTACATCTTTTCCTACTTCGTCATCATCGACTATTTCAAGTTCTGTACTGCAAGAGACAAACAGTACATCAAGTTTGGATTCAAGTAGTACGCCTTACTCTACATCTTTTCCTACTTCGCTATCATCGACTATTTCAAGTTCTGTACTAGAAGAGACAAACAGTACATCAAATTCTGAATCAAGTAGTACGCCTTATTCTACATCTTTTCCTATTTCGCCATCATCGACTATTTCAAGTTCTGTACTGCAAGAGACAAACAGTACATCAAATTCTGAATCAAGTAGTACGCCTTATTCTACATCTTTTCCTACTTCGCCATCATCGACTATTTCAAGTTCTGTACTGCAAGAGACAAACAGTACATCAAGTTTGGATTCAAGTAGTACGCCTTATTCTACATCTTTTCCTACTTCGTCATCATCGACTATTTCAAGTTCTGTACTGCAAGAGACAAACAGTACATCAAGTTTGGATTCAAGTAGTACGCCTTATTCTACATCTTTTCCTACTTCGCCATCATCGACTATTTCAAGTTCTGTACTGCAAGAGACAAACAGTACATCAAGTTTGGATTCAAGTAGTACGCCTTATTCTACATCTTTTCCTACTTCGCTATCATCGACTATTTCAAGTTCTGTACTAGAAGAGACAAACAGTACATCAAGTTTGGATTCAAGTAGTACGCCTTATTCTACATCTTTTCCTACTTCGTCATCATCGACTATTTCAAGTTCTCTACTAGAAGAGACAAACAGTACATCAAGTTTGGATTCAAGTAGTGCGACTTATTCTACATCTTTTCCTACTTCGTCATCATCGACTATTTCAAGTTCTCTACTAGAAGAGACAAACAGTACATCAAGTTTGGATTCAAGTAGTGCGACTTATTCTACATCTTCTCCTACTTCGCTGTCCTCGAGTATTTCAAGTTCTGTACTAGAAGAGACAAACAGTACATCAAGTTCTGAATCAAGTAGTACGCCTTATTTCTTATCTTTTCCAACTTTATCAGCATCAAGTATTTCAAGCTCCATACTGCAACTGACAACAAGTCTATTAACTTCTGATTCTAGACGTTTGCCTTCCTCCACATCCTCTCCAACATCGACGCTTTCGAAGATTTCAAGTTCCATGGTGCCAATAACACAAAGTTCATTAACGTCAGATTCTAGAAGTGTACTTTATTTTACATCTTCCCCTACCTCGTCATCAGCGAGTATTTCAAGTTTCACGCCACAGCAGACAACAAGTTCATTGAGTTCTAACTCTAGTACAATCTCAAGTTCTACACGACAACAAACAATTAGTTCTGTAAGTTCAGATTTAAGTGGTGTGCCTTACACCACATCTTCCCTTTTTTTGCCATCATCGAGTTCCATACTAGAGCAGACAACAAGTTCGTCGACTTCAAAATCTAGTACTGTCCCATATTCTACATCTGCATCTTCGTCATCTCTGATTATTTCAAGTTCCTTGCTGCAACTGACATTTAGTCCATCAAGCTCAGATTCAACGCAGGAAACAGTCACCTCGATccaagattttaaaaaaagtccTATCAGGTTGACCACCATTCGGACTCCCGTTTCAAGCCGTGTCCTTCCTACTTCATCATCTTTACCACATGAGTCCAAGAGTGTGTTCTCTATCCTATCACCAACACCCTCATCTACAAAGCTAACGTTGATCACTTCATCTACAGCCATCAGTCCGCCAACTACTCCTGATCCAGGAACAACAAAGCGATTTACCGTGACGTTTGTAATCACAAACGTGGATTATGAAAAAGAACATGGAGACGAATTTATATCTCTTTcagagaaagtaaaaaattcagttgataaagcaCTTGAAGAAAATATCGGCAGGGAATTTGCTTACTCCATTGTGGAACGGTTTAGTGAAGGTGAAAATATTAACTGCCAGATAACAGTCGTCGTCTCCAGAGCTTCCAACGCCACGGAAGAAATGATTCGAAACGCACTCGGGGAAAAGCTTGGAGACTTAGAAATAACGAATGTTGTTATTGTAGACACAGAGACAGAAAAACCAACTGCTGAGAAAGAGATCGCTTTTGTAGTCACAGCGACATTAAAAGGCGAGGTGTACAACAATAACCTTGGAGACTCCTCTAGCAAGGAATTCAAAACTTTAGCTTTAAAACTACGTGAACTACTAACTGGAGTATTCGAAGAAAGTTATAAAACTTCGTTTGTTCGAGTGGAAATCATAGCCTTCCGCCAAGGTAGTGTTATATGTGAATTTAACGTTATCACGAAAGAAAATTCGAAGGTGACGAACGCTGATGTAAAAGAAACACTAACACAAGCAAGTAACAAAGGAGAGATAGGAGATTACACTTTTACTGAGATTCAAGTCGAGAAAAGGGCGAGCACAAAACAGCAAACTGGGGATGAAGAAAAAACGTTGCCCAGCTGGTTGTTCGTTGCGATTGCGGTCTTGGGAGTAATGGTGCTGCTTGCAATTGTGATTATATTTTTG GCTTGTAGAAAGCGAAATAAACGAAGCCACAACCTAGCATTTCTGGACGTATATGAGAACTATGGTATTGCGATGGAGGAAGTTCAGGTGGGAAAATCGAACATGAACCATCAAGAGGATGACTAA